A single Archocentrus centrarchus isolate MPI-CPG fArcCen1 unplaced genomic scaffold, fArcCen1 scaffold_30_ctg1, whole genome shotgun sequence DNA region contains:
- the LOC115776341 gene encoding protein SET-like isoform X1, producing MWAYCSRVEKFACGDVVTERHAAVRFLAHVCGWSFINGLIVSKCSPRGRAAITAGLAVYGSPSSKITSESGASVFEKEQQEAIEHIDEVQNEIDRLNEQASEEILKVEQKYNKLRQPFFQKRSEIIAKIPNFWVTTFVNHPQVSALLGEEDEEALHYLSRVEVTEFEDIKSGYRIDFYFDENPYFENKALSKEFNVNESGDPVSKSSEIKWKAGKDLTKRTGQTPNKAGKKRQHEEPESFFTWFTDHSDAGADELGEVIKDDIWPNPLQYYLVPDMEDEEDDGDDDDEEEEGLEDIDEGEEEEGEDEDEDGDGEDGEDDGEDD from the exons ATGTGGGCTTATTGTTCGCGGGTGGAGAAGTTTGCATGTGGAGACGTAGTGACGGAAAGGCACGCAGCTGTGCGCTTCCTTGCACACGTTTGTGGCTGGAGCTTTATAAACGGCCTCATTGTTAGCAAGTGTTCCCCGAGAGGCCGAGCAGCGATAACGGCCGGGTTAGCTGTTTACGGGAGCCCATCCTCCAAGATTACATCGGAATCTGGCGCTTCTGTGTTTG AAAAAGAGCAGCAGGAAGCGATTGAACACATTGATGAAGTACAGAATGAAATTGACAG ACTGAACGAACAGGCTagtgaagaaattttaaaagtaGAGCAGAAGTACAACAAATTACGCCAGCCATTCTTTCAGAAGCGATCAGAAATCATAGCCAAAATCCCCAACTTCTGGGTCACAACATTCGTCAACCATCCACAAG tttcagctcttctgggggaGGAGGACGAGGAAGCACTACATTACTTGTCGAGGGTGGAGGTCACTGAGTTTGAGGACATCAAGTCTGGATATAGAATAGATTTT tATTTTGATGAGAATCCGTACTTTGAGAACAAAGCCCTCTCCAAAGAGTTTAACGTAAACGAGAGCGGTGACCCGGTTTCCAAATCATCGGAAATCAAGTGGAAAGCTGGAAAG GACCTGACAAAACGTACTGGTCAGACGCCAAACAAAGCTGGGAAGAAAAGGCAGCATGAAGAGCCAGAGAGCTTCTTCACCTGGTTTACCGACCACTCGGATGCAGGAGCTGATGAGCTGGGAGAAGTGATCAAGGATGACATTTGGCCAAACCCGCTGCAGTACTACCTG GTCCCTGACATGGAGGACGAGGAAGATGATGGTGACGAcgatgatgaagaagaggagggtcTGGAAGATATTGATGaaggggaagaagaggagggtgaagatgaagatgaggatggTGATGGGGAAGATGGAGAG GATGATGGTGAAGATGATTAA
- the LOC115776341 gene encoding protein SET-like isoform X2, translated as MSASSAKVSRKENSNHDGADETSEKEQQEAIEHIDEVQNEIDRLNEQASEEILKVEQKYNKLRQPFFQKRSEIIAKIPNFWVTTFVNHPQVSALLGEEDEEALHYLSRVEVTEFEDIKSGYRIDFYFDENPYFENKALSKEFNVNESGDPVSKSSEIKWKAGKDLTKRTGQTPNKAGKKRQHEEPESFFTWFTDHSDAGADELGEVIKDDIWPNPLQYYLVPDMEDEEDDGDDDDEEEEGLEDIDEGEEEEGEDEDEDGDGEDGEDDGEDD; from the exons ATGTCGGCCTCATCGGCAAAAGTCAGTAGGAAGGAGAATTCAAATCACGACGGAGCGGACGAGACCTCCG AAAAAGAGCAGCAGGAAGCGATTGAACACATTGATGAAGTACAGAATGAAATTGACAG ACTGAACGAACAGGCTagtgaagaaattttaaaagtaGAGCAGAAGTACAACAAATTACGCCAGCCATTCTTTCAGAAGCGATCAGAAATCATAGCCAAAATCCCCAACTTCTGGGTCACAACATTCGTCAACCATCCACAAG tttcagctcttctgggggaGGAGGACGAGGAAGCACTACATTACTTGTCGAGGGTGGAGGTCACTGAGTTTGAGGACATCAAGTCTGGATATAGAATAGATTTT tATTTTGATGAGAATCCGTACTTTGAGAACAAAGCCCTCTCCAAAGAGTTTAACGTAAACGAGAGCGGTGACCCGGTTTCCAAATCATCGGAAATCAAGTGGAAAGCTGGAAAG GACCTGACAAAACGTACTGGTCAGACGCCAAACAAAGCTGGGAAGAAAAGGCAGCATGAAGAGCCAGAGAGCTTCTTCACCTGGTTTACCGACCACTCGGATGCAGGAGCTGATGAGCTGGGAGAAGTGATCAAGGATGACATTTGGCCAAACCCGCTGCAGTACTACCTG GTCCCTGACATGGAGGACGAGGAAGATGATGGTGACGAcgatgatgaagaagaggagggtcTGGAAGATATTGATGaaggggaagaagaggagggtgaagatgaagatgaggatggTGATGGGGAAGATGGAGAG GATGATGGTGAAGATGATTAA
- the dync2i2 gene encoding cytoplasmic dynein 2 intermediate chain 2 isoform X1, which translates to MFTDEALDAVSVRSLWRKSHQAAQDSRGCQTRALDRAEAEVQTVSTAVGCTQTELQERAAERLFQQNQNEPEPPGLRDFLQRVEDTVIRELVRNARSHAFDGFQANWEDHSQQISLIHSLQHPRAQEEGLHVTSVSWSCTGSVIACAYGRIDTGDWSTDSSCVCTWNLDRRGLRPNQADLVIDVPTLVTALCCHPSQPALIAGALYSGEVVVWDTSRIQDPVVAQTGLSADSHREPVHQVSWVPLQKKGEFGVLSACSGGRVLLWAVDLEQGRFVQSAAYALLQQQVPHSSSSFKAPSSSSSVGITSMALSPWDSDTFLVGSEGGLLLRCSFSSQTLAAAPFESQSVTPRAPAVFSFRPRSGPVHSIHYSPFHRNLFVSASTDGLAHLHSLLQTSPLLSLRVSDSYVFQVQWSPTRPLVFAAATGQGEVQMFDLSRRSLRPAATIKQGATGQAATCLAFNCQNPHLLAVGKTDGTVSIWQLSADLTEQRPRESDQLEKIANQVAE; encoded by the exons ATGTTCACAGACGAAGCCTTGGACGCAGTGAGCGTCCGGTCCCTGTGGAGGAAGTCCCATCAGGCGGCGCAGGACTCG AGAGGATGTCAGACCCGGGCACTTGACCGTGCAGAGGCAGAGGTCCAGACTGTTTCCACTGCTGTCGGCTGTACTCAGACGGAGCTGCAGGAGCGGGCTGCAGAGCGGCTCTTCCAGCAAAACCAAAATGAACCAGAGCCGCCTGGCCTGAGGGACTTCCTGCAGCGAGTTGAGGACACGGTCATTAGAGAGTTAGTGAGAAATGCCAGGAGCCATGCCTTTGATGGGTTTCAGGCAAACTGGGAAGATCACAGTCAGCAG ATCTCCCTTATCCATTCCCTTCAACATCCCAGAGCTCAGGAGGAAGGTCTGCATGTCACCAGTGTGTCCTGGAGTTGCACAGGTTCAGTCATTGCCTGTGCCTATGGTCG GATTGACACTGGAGACTGGAGCACTGACAGCTCGTGTGTTTGCACGTGGAACCTGGACCGTCGAGGCCTGCGCCCCAATCAAGCGGACCTGGTCATCGATGTTCCTACTTTAGTCACAGCTTTGTGCTGTCATCCCAGCCAGCCTGCCCTCATCGCAG GGGCTCTGTACAGTGGAGAGGTGGTGGTTTGGGACACCAGTCGGATTCAGGACCCCGTGGTAGCTCAAACCGGTTTGTCTGCAGACAGTCACAGAGAGCCTGTTCACCAG GTTTCCTGGGTGCCTCTGCAAAAGAAAGGAGAGTTTGGGGTGTTGAGTGCCTGCTCAGGAGGAAGGGTGCTGCTGTGGGCGGTAGACTTGGAGCAAGGCAGGTTTGTCCAGAGTGCCGCCTATGCCCTGCTACAACAGCAGGTtcctcacagcagcagcagcttcaag gcccccagcagcagcagcagtgtgggcATCACCTCCATGGCTCTGTCCCCGTGGGATTCTGACACCTTCCTTGTGGGGTCTGAGGGTGGCCTGCTGCTCAGATGCTCCTTCTCCTCCCAAACACTGGCTGCAGCACCCTTTGAGAGCCAGAGTGTGACGCCGAGAGCCCCGGCAGTCTTCTCCTTCAGGCCCCGCAGCGGCCCCGTCCACTCCATACACTATTCCCCTTTCCACAG GAACCTCTTTGTGAGTGCATCAACTGATGGTCTGGCCCACCTCCATTCTCTGCTGCAGACCAGCCCGTTGCTCTCTCTCAGGGTTTCAGACTCCTACGTGTTTCAGGTGCAGTGGTCACCAACCAGACCATTGGTTTTTGCTGCAGCCACTGGACAAG GTGAGGTGCAGATGTTTGACCTCAGCCGCCGCTCGCTGAGGCCAGCAGCTACAATCAAGCAGGGAGCCACGGGTCAAGCTGCAACATGTTTGGCCTTCAACTGTCAGAACCCTCACCTGTTGGCAGTGGGCAAGACTGACGGGACAGTCAGCATTTGGCAGCTGAGTGCTGATCTGACGGAGCAGAGACCCAGAGAGAGCGACCAACTGGAGAAGATAGCCAATCAAGTGGCAGAGTGA
- the dync2i2 gene encoding cytoplasmic dynein 2 intermediate chain 2 isoform X2 → MHGIRVQVFLGSQLYRGGRQGRKQRGCQTRALDRAEAEVQTVSTAVGCTQTELQERAAERLFQQNQNEPEPPGLRDFLQRVEDTVIRELVRNARSHAFDGFQANWEDHSQQISLIHSLQHPRAQEEGLHVTSVSWSCTGSVIACAYGRIDTGDWSTDSSCVCTWNLDRRGLRPNQADLVIDVPTLVTALCCHPSQPALIAGALYSGEVVVWDTSRIQDPVVAQTGLSADSHREPVHQVSWVPLQKKGEFGVLSACSGGRVLLWAVDLEQGRFVQSAAYALLQQQVPHSSSSFKAPSSSSSVGITSMALSPWDSDTFLVGSEGGLLLRCSFSSQTLAAAPFESQSVTPRAPAVFSFRPRSGPVHSIHYSPFHRNLFVSASTDGLAHLHSLLQTSPLLSLRVSDSYVFQVQWSPTRPLVFAAATGQGEVQMFDLSRRSLRPAATIKQGATGQAATCLAFNCQNPHLLAVGKTDGTVSIWQLSADLTEQRPRESDQLEKIANQVAE, encoded by the exons ATGCACGGCATCCGCGTTCAGGTGTTCCTGGGGTCACAGCTTTACAGAGGAGGGCGTCAGGGCAGGAAACAG AGAGGATGTCAGACCCGGGCACTTGACCGTGCAGAGGCAGAGGTCCAGACTGTTTCCACTGCTGTCGGCTGTACTCAGACGGAGCTGCAGGAGCGGGCTGCAGAGCGGCTCTTCCAGCAAAACCAAAATGAACCAGAGCCGCCTGGCCTGAGGGACTTCCTGCAGCGAGTTGAGGACACGGTCATTAGAGAGTTAGTGAGAAATGCCAGGAGCCATGCCTTTGATGGGTTTCAGGCAAACTGGGAAGATCACAGTCAGCAG ATCTCCCTTATCCATTCCCTTCAACATCCCAGAGCTCAGGAGGAAGGTCTGCATGTCACCAGTGTGTCCTGGAGTTGCACAGGTTCAGTCATTGCCTGTGCCTATGGTCG GATTGACACTGGAGACTGGAGCACTGACAGCTCGTGTGTTTGCACGTGGAACCTGGACCGTCGAGGCCTGCGCCCCAATCAAGCGGACCTGGTCATCGATGTTCCTACTTTAGTCACAGCTTTGTGCTGTCATCCCAGCCAGCCTGCCCTCATCGCAG GGGCTCTGTACAGTGGAGAGGTGGTGGTTTGGGACACCAGTCGGATTCAGGACCCCGTGGTAGCTCAAACCGGTTTGTCTGCAGACAGTCACAGAGAGCCTGTTCACCAG GTTTCCTGGGTGCCTCTGCAAAAGAAAGGAGAGTTTGGGGTGTTGAGTGCCTGCTCAGGAGGAAGGGTGCTGCTGTGGGCGGTAGACTTGGAGCAAGGCAGGTTTGTCCAGAGTGCCGCCTATGCCCTGCTACAACAGCAGGTtcctcacagcagcagcagcttcaag gcccccagcagcagcagcagtgtgggcATCACCTCCATGGCTCTGTCCCCGTGGGATTCTGACACCTTCCTTGTGGGGTCTGAGGGTGGCCTGCTGCTCAGATGCTCCTTCTCCTCCCAAACACTGGCTGCAGCACCCTTTGAGAGCCAGAGTGTGACGCCGAGAGCCCCGGCAGTCTTCTCCTTCAGGCCCCGCAGCGGCCCCGTCCACTCCATACACTATTCCCCTTTCCACAG GAACCTCTTTGTGAGTGCATCAACTGATGGTCTGGCCCACCTCCATTCTCTGCTGCAGACCAGCCCGTTGCTCTCTCTCAGGGTTTCAGACTCCTACGTGTTTCAGGTGCAGTGGTCACCAACCAGACCATTGGTTTTTGCTGCAGCCACTGGACAAG GTGAGGTGCAGATGTTTGACCTCAGCCGCCGCTCGCTGAGGCCAGCAGCTACAATCAAGCAGGGAGCCACGGGTCAAGCTGCAACATGTTTGGCCTTCAACTGTCAGAACCCTCACCTGTTGGCAGTGGGCAAGACTGACGGGACAGTCAGCATTTGGCAGCTGAGTGCTGATCTGACGGAGCAGAGACCCAGAGAGAGCGACCAACTGGAGAAGATAGCCAATCAAGTGGCAGAGTGA